CCGACGATCTCGGCCACCTCCGCGCCGGCCGCCTCCGCCGCGCCCTCGCGCGGGGTGATGGGCGGGCTCGGCGGGGCCGTCCGGGACTACGGCACCCTCACGGTCGCGGTGGGCGGGACCCTGGTCGGGGCCGCGCTGATCGCCACCGGCTGGGTGCTGCGCCGCCGCCGCTCCGGCCCGTACCGCCTCTGACCGGCCGCGGTCGGCGGCAACCGCCCTCAGCCGCCGTCGGGCAGTTCGGCGAACTCCGCCAGGGCGTGCCCGAGCCACTGGGTCCAGAAGGTCTCCAGGTCGATCCCGGCGCGCAGCACCAGGTGCCGCAGCCGGTCCTCGGAGCTGTCCCTGCCGGGCGGGAAGTCACGCTCCTCGATCTCCCGGTACTCCGCCAACTGCCGCTCGTGCGCCTCCAGATGGCGTCTGAGATCGTCCTCGATGCCCGCCGTGCCGACCACCGCGGCGGCGCGCAGCCGCAGCAGCAGCGCGTCCCGCTGCGGCCTGGGCTCCTGGGCCGCAGCCGTCCAGCGGGCCAGTTCCGCGCGGCCGGCCGGCAGCACCTCGTAGCTCTTCTTCTGCCCGCGGGCCGGCTGGGCGGACGGCAGGGCGCGGATCAGGCCGTCCGCCTCCAGCTTTCCCAGTTCGCGGTAGATCTGCTGGTGCGTCGCCGACCAGAAGTAGCCGATCGACCGGTCGAAGCGGCGCGTCAGCTCCAGCCCCGACGACGGCTTCTCCAGCAGAGCGGTGAGGATGGCGTGCGGCAGTGACATGCGGTCATCCTAGGGACGCCGCACGGGCGCCCTACAGGGCCGCGGCCAGTTCGGTGCCCTGCTTGACGGCGCGCTTGGCGTCCAGTTCGGCGGCCACGTCGGCGCCGCCGATCAGATGCGCGGCGCGTCCGGCGGCGAGCAGTTCCTCGTACAGGTCGCGGCGCGGCTCCTGGCCGGTGCACAGCACGATCGTGTCGACCTCCAGGACACGGCTCGCGCCGTCGACGGTGAGGTGCAGCCCGGCGTCGTCGATCCGGTCGTAGCGCACGCCCGGCACCATGGTGACGCCCCGGTGGCGCAGTTCGGTGCGGTGGATCCAGCCGGTGGTGCGGCCCAGGCCCGCGCCGACCTTGGTCGTCTTGCGCTGGAGCAGGTGGACGGTGCGCGGCGCCTTCGGGCGGGCGGGCGCGGCGAGGCCGCCGGGTGCGCGGTAGTGCGTGTCGACGCCCCAGGCGCGGAAGTACGCCGCCGGGTCCTCGTGCGTCCGCTCGCCGCCGTCCGTCAGGAACTCGGCGACGTCGAAGCCGATGCCGCCCGCGCCGAGGACCGCCACCCGCTCGCCGACCGGGGCGAGGCCCCGGAGCACGTCGAGGTAGCCGACGACGCCGGGGTGGTCGACGCCGGGGATGTCGGGGATGCGCGGGGTGACCCCGGTGGCCACGGCGATCTCGTCGTACCCGGCGAGGTCGGCCGCGCCCACCCGGGTGTCCAGCCGTACGTCGACGCCGAGCGCGGCGAGCCGGTGGCGGAAGTAGCGCAGGGTCTCGTCGAACTCCTGTTTGCCGGGGACCCTGCGGGCGACGTCGAGCTGGCCGCCGATCCCGCTCGCCGCGTCGAACAGGGTGACCTGGTGGCCGCGTTCGGCCGCCGCCACCGCGCAGGCCAGGCCCGCGGGTCCGGCGCCGACGACGGCGACGCGCTTGCGCAGCCGGGTCGGGGCGAGCACGAGTTCCGTCTCGTGGCAGGCGCGCGGGTTGACCAGGCAGGAGGTGATCTGCCCGCTGAAGGTGTGGTCGAGGCAGGCCTGGTTGCAGCCGATGCAGGTGTTGATGGCCTCGGGTGTCCCGGCGGCGGCCTTGGCGACGAAGTCCGGGTCGGCGAGCATCGGGCGGGCCATGGACACCATGTCGGCCGTGCCGTCGGCGAGCAGCCGTTCGGCGAGTTCGGGGGTGTTGATGCGGTTGGTGGTGACGAGCGGGACGGAGACCGCGCCCATGAGCTTCTTCGTCACCCAGGTGTAGGCGCCGCGCGGCACGGAGGTGGCGATGGTGGGGATGCGGGCCTCGTGCCAGCCGATGCCGGTGTTGATGAGGGTGGCGCCGGCCGCCTCGACGGCCTTCGCCAGGGCGACCACCTCGTCCAGGGACGAGCCGTCGGGCACCAGGTCCAGCATGGACAGCCGGTAGACGACGATGAAGTCCTCGCCGACCGCCTCGCGCACCCGGCGGACGATCTCGACCGGGAAGCGCATGCGGTTCTCGTAGGTGCCGCCCCAGCGGTCGGTGCGGTGGTTGGTGCGGGCGGCGACGAACTCGTTGACGAGATAGCCCTCGGAGCCCATGATCTCCACGCCGTCGTACCCGGCCCGGCGGGCCAGGAGCGCGGTACGGACGTAGTCGCCGACGGTCCGCTCGACGTCGGCGTCGCTCAGCTCGCGGGGCACGTACGGGCTGACGGGTGCCTGGAGGGGACTCGGGGCCACCAGGTCGCGGTGGTAGGCGTAGCGGCCGAAGTGCAGGATCTGGAGGGCGATCCGGCCGCCCTCGCGGTGCACGGCGGCGGTCACCTCGGTGTGCCGGTCGGCCTCCGCCTCGGTGGTGAGCGTGGCGCCGCCCTCGTAGGGGCGCCCCTCGTCGTTGGGCGCGATGCCGCCGGTGACGATGAGCCCGACCCCGCCGCGCGCGCGGGCGGCGTAGAACTCCGCCATCCGCGCGAAGCCGCCCTCGGCCTCCTCCAGGCCGATGTGCATGGACCCCATGAGGACGCGGTTGGGCAGGGTGGTGAAGCCCAGGTCCAGCGGGCTCAGCAGGTGCGGGTAACGGCTCATCGGGCCCTCCGTGCGTGGTGGCGTACCCGCTAGTTGTAGAGGACCCCGAGCGCTTTATGCAACTAGTTGCAAAAGGAACGGGCGTACCGCGCCCGGCGGCGGCACCCTCACCCGGACGGGTGCGGGGCCGCCGCTTTCTCTCTTCTGCCAGCCTTTTTCTGTTCCATCTGCCTTCGCTGTCTCGTCTTCCTTCTGTGTTCTCCGGCTTCCTTCCGTGTTCTCCGGCCTTCCTTCCGTGTTCTCCGGCCGGGCGCCCTCAGCGGCTCTCCAGCCGGACGTGCAGCTCCCGCTCCTGGTCACCGGAGGCCGTGGCCAGGTCCTGGACCGTGAACAGGGAGTCCAGCGTCGTACGGAAGTGGTCGATCGCCCGGTAGCCGCCCTGCGCGTCCGCCGTGACGGACGCCTCAAGGCGCGTGGGAGCGCACTCCGCCTTGGGGGACTCGGCCACCTCGAAGGTGCCGAGCCACACCGTCGGACGTACCTCGTGGAACTCACGGGGCACGTCGTCCGTGCACCGGTCGGACGTGTAACAGGCGCACAGGGCGTCGAACACGGTCCGGGCGTCCTCCTTGCTGCACCCGCTCAGCTCCAGCGAGACGGATTCGGGGTGCTCTCGCTCGGTGTCCATCGTGATCGCTCCTCTCGTGGCCGTGCCGCTTCACGGCACCGGAGTTCCCCGCGAACGGCGCTCCACCCGCACTCCGTGCGGGAAAGCACCGCCCGGGAGCGGTTCTTCCGGCGGATTCGGCGGGACGACCTGCCGGGTGTTGAGAGATGGTGGAGGGTAGCGACGGACCCTCTCGGACGGGAGCGGGAGCGCGGTACAACGGGGTGTGCCGGCACCGGGACGGCGAGCCGCGTGAACGGGCGAAGGCGGTGCGTGGGATGACGGGAGCCGGGGTCCCCCTGGCCGAGGGCGACGAGCCGGTCTCCGGCCCGGTGCAGCCGAGCGGGCTGCTGGACGTGCTGCGCGTGGCCTCGGTCGTGCTGGACGCCGAGGGGCGCATCGTGCTGTGGAGCCCGCAGGCCGAGGAGCTGTTCGGTTACGCCGCGCAGGAGGCGCTCGGCCAGTTCGCCGCCCGGATCATGGTCCACGAGGAGCACCTGGAGGTGGTCGTCAAGCTCTTCGCCGACGTGCTGCGCACCGGCCGGAGCTGGGCGGGCGCCTTTCCCGTCCGGCACAAGGACGGCAGCACCCGTCTGGTGGAGTTCCGCAACATGCGTCTGCTGGACGACCGGGGGGACGTCTACGCGCTGGGACTCGCGGCCGACCAGTCGACCGTACGGCGCCTGGAGCGGGACGTGGCGCTGTCGGCGCGGATCGTCTCGCAGTCCCCGATCGGCCTGGCGGTCCTGGACACCCGGCTGCGCTACGTGTCGGTCAATCCGGCCCTGGAGCGGATCGACGGCGTCAGCGCCGAGGAGCACATCGGGCGGCGGGTCCCCGAGGTGCTGGCGGAGGTGGACGCCGAGGCGGTGGAGTCGGCGGCGCGGCAGGTGCTGGAGACGGGGCGGTCCCTCGTCGACGTCTTCGGGGTCGGCCGGACACCGGCGGACCCGGACACCGACCACGCCTGGTCGGTGTCGATGTACCGGCTGGAGGACGCGGTGGGCACCGTGCTGGGCGTGGCGGTGTCCGTGGTGGACGTCACCGAGCAGCACCGGGCCGGCATCGAGGCGGAGGTGGCCCGGCGGCGCCTCGCCCTGATCGCCGACGCCTCGGCCCGGATCGGCACCACCCTGGACCTGGACCGCACGGCACGGGAGCTGGCCGACGTCGCCGTACCGGAACTGGCGGACGTCGCGGCCGTCGACCTGCTGGAAGCGGTCGTCGCGGGCCGGCACAGCAAGCTGGGGCCCGCCGAGGCCGCGGTGATCCGCGCCCTCGCGGTGCGGGCCGACCACGCCGCGGACGCCCTGGAGGCCGCCGATCCGCCCGGCCAGATCGCGCGCTACGGCCCCGACCGCCTGGTCACCCGGTGCGTGCGCACCGGAGAGCCGGTGCTGGTGGCCGAGGTCAAGGACGAGGACCTCGCGTACATCGCCCGCTCCCCCGAGGCCGCCGTGCTGCTGAGCCGGGCCGGTGTGCACTCCTACCTGGCCGTGCCGCTGATCGCGCGCGGTGAGGTGCTGGGCGCCCTGGACCTCAAACGCACCCGCGATCCGCACCCCTTCAGCGCGGACGACGTACTGCTGGCCCGGGAGCTGGCCGCGCGGGCGGCCGTGCAGATCGACAACGCGCGCTGGTACCAGAACGCCCGCGACACCGCGCTGACCCTCCAGCGCAGCCTGCTGCCCCACCACCCGTCCGTCACCGGCGGCCTGGAGGTCGCCTCCCGCTACCAGCCGGCCGGGGCCACCACCGAGGTCGGCGGCGACTGGTTCGACGTGATCCCCCTGGAGGACGACAAGACGGCCCTGGTCGTCGGTGACGTCATGGGCAGCGGCATCGGCGCGGCGGCGACGATGGGGCGGCTGCGCACCGCCACCAAGGCCCTGGCCTCCCTCGACCTCGACCCGGCGCGCCTGCTGGAGCACCTGGACCGCATCACCGACGGTCTGGACCACTCCATCGCCACCTGTCTGTACGCCGTCCACGACCCCCGGCTGCGCCAGTGCCGGATCGCCAACGCCGGGCACCTGCCGCCCGCCCGCATCCGGCCGGGCCGCGCGCCGGAACTGCTGGAGCTGCCCACCGGGGTACCGCTCGGCGTCGGGGGCGTCACCTTCTCCACCACCACCGTCGGCCTCGAACCCGGCGATCTCCTGGTCCTCTACACCGACGGCCTGGTCGAGACCCGCCGCCACCCCCTGGACGAGCGCCTGGACCTGCTCCTGTCCCTCCTGGACGACACCCCGCGCCCCCTGGAGGAACTGTGCGACCTCCTCCTGCGCGAACTCCGCCAGCCGGACAACCACGACGACGTGGCCCTGCTCGTCGCCCGCGCCCAGACGCCGGGGCAGGCTTGACCTGGACCACGGCTCCGGGTCCGGCTTCCGCGCACTGCCGGGCGCCGGGTTCAGCGCTGCCGCGTGCCCACCACCACATGGGCGTACAGCTCCTCCGACGTGGCCAGGCGCGGGGTGAGACCGGCGGCGGTGAACGCGGTCAGGGCGGCCGGGGCCTGGCGTTCGCTCGTCTCGACCAGGAGGCAGCCGCCCGGGGCGAGCCAGTCCGGGGCCCCGGCGGCGACGCGGCGCAGGACGTCGAGGCCGTCGGCGCCGCCGTCGAG
The sequence above is drawn from the Streptomyces sp. SAT1 genome and encodes:
- a CDS encoding SpoIIE family protein phosphatase, with translation MTGAGVPLAEGDEPVSGPVQPSGLLDVLRVASVVLDAEGRIVLWSPQAEELFGYAAQEALGQFAARIMVHEEHLEVVVKLFADVLRTGRSWAGAFPVRHKDGSTRLVEFRNMRLLDDRGDVYALGLAADQSTVRRLERDVALSARIVSQSPIGLAVLDTRLRYVSVNPALERIDGVSAEEHIGRRVPEVLAEVDAEAVESAARQVLETGRSLVDVFGVGRTPADPDTDHAWSVSMYRLEDAVGTVLGVAVSVVDVTEQHRAGIEAEVARRRLALIADASARIGTTLDLDRTARELADVAVPELADVAAVDLLEAVVAGRHSKLGPAEAAVIRALAVRADHAADALEAADPPGQIARYGPDRLVTRCVRTGEPVLVAEVKDEDLAYIARSPEAAVLLSRAGVHSYLAVPLIARGEVLGALDLKRTRDPHPFSADDVLLARELAARAAVQIDNARWYQNARDTALTLQRSLLPHHPSVTGGLEVASRYQPAGATTEVGGDWFDVIPLEDDKTALVVGDVMGSGIGAAATMGRLRTATKALASLDLDPARLLEHLDRITDGLDHSIATCLYAVHDPRLRQCRIANAGHLPPARIRPGRAPELLELPTGVPLGVGGVTFSTTTVGLEPGDLLVLYTDGLVETRRHPLDERLDLLLSLLDDTPRPLEELCDLLLRELRQPDNHDDVALLVARAQTPGQA
- a CDS encoding NADPH-dependent 2,4-dienoyl-CoA reductase, with amino-acid sequence MSRYPHLLSPLDLGFTTLPNRVLMGSMHIGLEEAEGGFARMAEFYAARARGGVGLIVTGGIAPNDEGRPYEGGATLTTEAEADRHTEVTAAVHREGGRIALQILHFGRYAYHRDLVAPSPLQAPVSPYVPRELSDADVERTVGDYVRTALLARRAGYDGVEIMGSEGYLVNEFVAARTNHRTDRWGGTYENRMRFPVEIVRRVREAVGEDFIVVYRLSMLDLVPDGSSLDEVVALAKAVEAAGATLINTGIGWHEARIPTIATSVPRGAYTWVTKKLMGAVSVPLVTTNRINTPELAERLLADGTADMVSMARPMLADPDFVAKAAAGTPEAINTCIGCNQACLDHTFSGQITSCLVNPRACHETELVLAPTRLRKRVAVVGAGPAGLACAVAAAERGHQVTLFDAASGIGGQLDVARRVPGKQEFDETLRYFRHRLAALGVDVRLDTRVGAADLAGYDEIAVATGVTPRIPDIPGVDHPGVVGYLDVLRGLAPVGERVAVLGAGGIGFDVAEFLTDGGERTHEDPAAYFRAWGVDTHYRAPGGLAAPARPKAPRTVHLLQRKTTKVGAGLGRTTGWIHRTELRHRGVTMVPGVRYDRIDDAGLHLTVDGASRVLEVDTIVLCTGQEPRRDLYEELLAAGRAAHLIGGADVAAELDAKRAVKQGTELAAAL
- a CDS encoding PadR family transcriptional regulator, whose translation is MSLPHAILTALLEKPSSGLELTRRFDRSIGYFWSATHQQIYRELGKLEADGLIRALPSAQPARGQKKSYEVLPAGRAELARWTAAAQEPRPQRDALLLRLRAAAVVGTAGIEDDLRRHLEAHERQLAEYREIEERDFPPGRDSSEDRLRHLVLRAGIDLETFWTQWLGHALAEFAELPDGG